From the Xenopus laevis strain J_2021 chromosome 7L, Xenopus_laevis_v10.1, whole genome shotgun sequence genome, the window agccagatttaaacagataaactgggattctatttggaggattattttgctgcagccactggttatggaaagttggagaaagtttgtattaaacaatacaaaaacgataaaatccacagattacatgacaacataggacccagtgcagtctgtatagtcTTGCtctatcagcttctggcagatattatttgacttgtgatgttttgataatttatgatgatccctaagcagccctgaccacactgagcatgtgcacagtcttggtcttgcaatgatgtttaacaaagttacaagatgctgACCCTGTGAACAACTttcaaagcataaatcatttgtttgattaggcttgtggtgcagtaagttaagtatacaaaatacagcatttctagccttattctattttagactttagttcccctttaaagggccagagtatgataaagcttgaaaatcaaattcaaatttctttaaaaactcgaaatcgaatttggataactccctagttaaatttgacagttttggccataaaaaaaacctcgaaaattcgaatttgaccctagataaatctgccccataatataggTATATTTTTGCAATCACAAGTTAACAATAGATGCACAGATGTTATTGCTCTAGCTGCGGCTATACAGATACTTACAAGAAATAGCAAAAAGGGCCTTTATCCTGACTTGATCATTAGAGTCAAGGTCCAGAAGTTGTAAAAGAATATTCACTGCTTCCAAGCGAAGTGCTGTCTCCTGAACAAATGGTACATTCTGGCTGCATATGCCAATCAGGTCGGCCGATCTCCAGCGCAGTTCTGCTTGGGGGCAGTTGACGTAACGAGAAAGTAGCAGGTTCATGCCACCCAGTTTGCAGAAATCTGTTAAAAGGAAAGCATCAGAATGAGAAAGAAGCAAGTGACCGAGGTAGTTCAAAACATTAAAGAAGATGTACAGAAGGGAAACCACCAAAACAATAAAGACGTACCTGAGGCATTGTCTAGATTATCACACAAATCAGCCAGCAGCTCCAGCGCCTGCTCTTTGGCATCTTCTTCATCGCCATTGTGTGTTTCATTACTTAACTCTTTCAGGCATTCCTTCATTATCTTCACCTCATCAACTTGGCCAGAAAAAGCACTATTCATGGCTTGCTGGAGCCACTGCCTCCTCTGAAACAACCAAAATCAGCTTTTTATTTTCccataccaaaaataaaaaattcaaatgtactcttCCTGGGAAACGAGAGTGTCCAGGGCAGTACCGGAAGAGTAGGAGCCTCAGCGCAAGAAAAAACGATGCTACTTCTAATTAGACTTAAGAGGACATGCTGAAtaactggagggctgcaggttgggagATAATTATTATATTGCTCAGTTACTACACcagttaataaaaatatgaatagttACCACAGACATTTTTCAGccttaagttaaaaaactttattgCACATGAAGTAAAGAAAAGCCATAAAACTGCTTCCCCATCACCCCCATCTTTACCAAcagctttttttaaaggagtactaaaccttaaaaatgaaaatggttaaaactgccatgttttatataatgaacttaaagTTTCAGTAATATCCTCACTTATTATAAATACACTACTCATTACAACTCTAcatgaaactagggatgcaccgaatccaggattcggccgaatccttctgcctggccgaaccgaatcctaatttgcatatgcaaattagggccagggagggaaatcgtgtgactttttgtcacaaaacaaggaagtaaaaaagtattcccacccctaatttgcttatgcaaattaggatttggtattcggccaaatctttcacaaaggattcggggttcggacgaatccaaaatagtggattcggtgcgggATATGGAAAAATCcgtctgcccggccaaaccgaatatgaatttgcatatgcaaattagaggatgGGAgggaaaattgcatgacttttcgtcacaaaacaaggaagtacattttttccccttcacacccctaatttgcatatgcaaattaggattcagattcgattcaGTTTTCTGtcgaatctttcgctaaggattcgggggtttggctgaaccaaaaatagtggattcggtgtatccctaatttaaatatccTTGCGGGATAGCAAAATTCTGATATGTGCAAAGTGTAAATTTGTCCATACTGATCacatttattcccttaaaggggtgattcgcctttaaaattaacttttagcatgtcacacaatggtcaattctaagaaacttttcaattggtcttcattatttatttttttacagttttttaaaattattttctttattctgaCTCTTCCATGTTTTCAAataggtcactgaccccatctaaaaacaaatgctctttaaagctacacattatttgttactgctactttttattactcatttttatattcaggcctctcctattcatattccagtctcttattcaaatcaatgcatggttaccaAGGTAagttgagccctagcaaccagattgctgaaactgcaaactgaagagctgctgaataaaaagctaaataactcaaaaccaattgtctcagaatatcactctctacatcatactaaaagttgatttaaggtgaacatcccctttaaaaaaaacattttcccataattaCATAAAGAGAATTACAATTCGGTCTCCTGAGTAAGTGGTGCATTTTACCCTTGCCCTTTGGGTATTCTACAACATCTCCTTCTGCTTTCTGACTGGACAACAAAGGAATGAGACTGCTGTGATTTAATAGACAACAATACAGATTTTTAGAACAAGCACTTTTTCAATCGAGACAAATGCAACAAGCACATGAGATGTTGCACAAAGCAGAGAAGTAGAGTCACTATAAACACCATTCTTGTTAAAGCTGCACACGGAGATTGGCCAGAATAGGGCATTAGTATAAATACCCATTTTGGCAAGAACCTTGAAGCGAATATCTCTATTAATTATAGCAGAGATTAATATACAGAGATTGCACAACAAAGCTCAAGAAAGGAGCAAGAGCATTTTGGGATGAAACACTATCCTTCAATaatttgcaaactgcagagctgctgaataaaaagctaaataactcaaaaaccttaaataataaaaaatgaaaaccatttgcaaatggtctcagaatatcactccctacatcatactaaaagttaatgtaaaggtgacaACCCcttaataattttatatttttaaattctccTTTATATTTGCATTAATTTCGATTTTCCAGTTTCCTTGAAAGTGCTATTGGCTCTGCCTGCAGTTTTCTCCGCAGCTCAGCTGTCTTGCAGGCAAGCTGGCCACAAATCCCTTATCACCACCCATAGATCTCCTGTTTTGTTATAATCCCCCAACACTAAGTATCAGACAAAGGGACATAGTATGAATAGAGCGGTCACATCCCCCTATTTTCCCAGAAGTTATTCAGATCTATCAAGAGgtaaaggtctgaatatgtgaccaaaacattgattttgcactaataaaggattttttaagCAAGTTTTGGGAGTACCGAGTCTCTcacgtgtgtgtgtttgtttatatACACATTGATAATTTGGGCTGTTGCATTTAACCCATATTACAGTGTGTGGTGGTGGCATtatgagagttgtagttttacaGCAAGAGGGCTACAGCTTGGAGATCACCAATACAGTATAAGTGTACTGGAAATCTCCCAGTAGTGTCAGTGTACTCTTTATTATTACCTACCTCCTCTGACATTGGCTCCGTTTGGGGAGCAGAGTCAGACATGGTTCCAGCTTCAATGGCCATATGAAGTAGGCCCTGCAGATTTTGTTGGTGTGGTCTGTTCCCATCTTGTCCCCCGTCAGCCATGGTATACGTCACCCTGTTGATAAATGAATCATGTAAGCAAATCAGTCAGGGGTGCTGCCGTCATAAAGCGAGTACTGATAGGTGCCCCTTAGGTTACCaggtacggttgccacctggccggtatttttccggcctggctggtaaaaatgatggttgatcccaatattattaatagggaaaaaacaaatatataggaaggttggtatttttttccagaaaaggtggcaaccctattaccaGGGGGTGACAAAAAGCCTGAAGAGATGAAATTCGGCTTTTCTCGTACAGAGAGTGCAACttggctctctgcactagaaatgtGCCCCCAGCAATAACTTAAAATTTAGGAGTGTGGGGGCAGCATTGGGAAAGCCATTTAGGGCAGCCTGGGACCTAGAATCGTGCCTGTAACCAATATTAATATGGGTATTAAGATCCGACGCcccacaaacaaaaaaacaatagaacacagttcaattataaaaaaaaccttgaacagttggcaggttacaaaaaaaaaaaaaattatttaactcAGCCTCCACAGTAAGACTTGTCTAAGGGAACTAGCACACGGGCagaatcggggagattgtcaccccgcagaagaggcaattagtcgtcaggcaactaaatctccccgaatctgcccgtttgCTAAAGCCTGGAGGCTTTTGTCATTTCCCAAGCTAAACAcagttttactttcttt encodes:
- the hspbp1.L gene encoding HSPA (heat shock 70kDa) binding protein, cytoplasmic cochaperone 1 L homeolog (The RefSeq protein has 2 substitutions compared to this genomic sequence) produces the protein MADGGQDGNRPHQQNLQGLLHMAIEAGTMSDSAPQTEPMSEERRQWLQQAMNSAFSGQVDEVKIMKECLKELSNETHNGDEEDAKEQALELLADLCDNLDNASDFCKLGGMNLLLSRYVNCPQAELRWRSADLIGICSQNVPFVQETALRLGAVKILLQLLDLDSNDQVRIKALFAISCLVREQEEGLAEFLKQDGFSVLMRAMQSDAQKLKVKSAFLLQNLLISHPEHKGTLCSMGMVQQLVSLLHTDHSPFHEHVLGALCSFVTDFPQAVSECRVPELAFEDLLKERCQLLEKKEEFQEELEYCKSLLQICFQKTPEDRSMDR